From a single Cupriavidus taiwanensis LMG 19424 genomic region:
- a CDS encoding M61 family metallopeptidase, which yields MTPIRYAIAPLQPEAHLFAVTVTVSEPDPAGQCFSLPAWIPGSYMIRDFARNIVRIRADAGGREIALAKLDKQRWQAAPVTLADGPLTLSYEVYAWDLSVRAAHLDTTHGFFNGSSVFLCVEGQAERPCTVDIHAPAGEAYRDWRVATAMREAPGRDGAKRYGFGRYQVADYDELVDHPVEMGTFQLASFRACGAQHDVVFTGRVPQLDLERVCRDLKRICETQIRLFEPRTAQAPFLDSNRRYVFMTMVTSDGYGGLEHRASTALICSRNDLPVRGDSETSEGYRTFLGLCSHEYFHTWNVKRIKPAAFVPYRLAQETYTPLLWLFEGFTSYYDDLVLVRSGCVTEAQYVEMLAKTWNGVLRGNGRTKQSVSESSFDAWTKYYRQDENAPNAIVSYYTKGALVALVLDLTIRDKTRGRRSLDDVMRALWRGYGRGFYAPDAVQRGVTEAEVYALFDEVTGLRLGPLLRALTEGTGELPLPALFKRFGIKAEAQKPARTAALGIKVKTEDGWVRVTQVLDGGAAQAAGLSAGDLLVAVDGVRMAPGQLDKLLARYRPGDRVELHAFRRDELQALPVTLAREPAAQFKLKAEGGRHAARSRWLGQ from the coding sequence ATGACGCCGATCCGCTACGCCATCGCCCCGCTTCAGCCTGAAGCGCACCTGTTTGCCGTTACCGTCACCGTAAGCGAGCCCGATCCGGCCGGGCAGTGTTTCTCGCTGCCGGCGTGGATTCCCGGCAGCTACATGATCCGGGACTTCGCGCGCAATATCGTGCGCATCCGCGCCGATGCGGGCGGGCGCGAGATCGCGCTGGCCAAGCTCGACAAGCAGCGCTGGCAGGCCGCGCCGGTCACCCTGGCCGACGGCCCGCTGACGCTCAGCTACGAGGTCTACGCCTGGGACCTGTCGGTGCGCGCCGCGCACCTGGACACCACGCACGGCTTCTTCAACGGCAGCTCGGTGTTCCTGTGCGTCGAGGGGCAGGCCGAGCGGCCCTGCACCGTCGACATCCATGCGCCCGCGGGCGAGGCCTACCGCGACTGGCGCGTGGCCACCGCCATGCGCGAGGCGCCGGGCCGCGACGGGGCGAAGCGCTACGGCTTCGGCCGCTACCAGGTGGCCGACTACGACGAACTGGTCGACCACCCGGTCGAGATGGGCACCTTCCAGCTGGCCAGCTTCCGCGCCTGCGGCGCGCAGCACGACGTGGTCTTCACCGGCCGCGTGCCGCAGCTGGACCTGGAACGCGTGTGCCGCGACCTGAAGCGCATCTGCGAGACCCAGATCCGGCTGTTCGAGCCCCGCACCGCGCAGGCGCCGTTCCTCGACAGCAACCGGCGCTACGTGTTCATGACCATGGTCACCAGCGACGGCTACGGCGGCCTGGAGCATCGCGCCAGCACCGCGCTGATCTGCTCGCGCAATGACCTGCCGGTGCGCGGCGACAGCGAAACCAGCGAGGGCTACCGCACCTTCCTCGGGCTGTGCAGCCACGAGTATTTCCACACCTGGAACGTCAAGCGCATCAAGCCGGCCGCATTCGTGCCGTACCGGCTGGCGCAGGAAACCTACACGCCGCTGCTGTGGCTGTTCGAGGGCTTCACCAGCTACTACGACGACCTGGTGCTGGTGCGCTCGGGCTGCGTCACCGAGGCGCAGTATGTCGAGATGCTGGCCAAGACCTGGAACGGCGTGCTGCGCGGCAACGGCCGCACCAAGCAGAGCGTGTCCGAAAGCTCTTTCGACGCCTGGACCAAGTACTACCGCCAGGACGAGAACGCGCCCAACGCCATCGTCAGCTATTACACCAAGGGCGCGCTGGTGGCGCTGGTGCTGGACCTGACCATCCGCGACAAGACCCGCGGGCGGCGCTCGCTCGACGATGTCATGCGCGCGCTGTGGCGCGGCTACGGCCGCGGCTTCTATGCGCCGGACGCGGTGCAGCGCGGCGTGACCGAGGCCGAGGTCTATGCGCTGTTCGATGAAGTCACGGGCCTGCGCCTGGGGCCACTGCTGCGCGCGCTGACCGAAGGTACCGGCGAGCTGCCGCTGCCGGCGCTGTTCAAGCGGTTCGGCATCAAGGCCGAGGCGCAGAAGCCGGCGCGCACCGCCGCGCTGGGAATCAAGGTCAAGACCGAGGACGGCTGGGTGCGCGTGACCCAGGTGCTCGACGGCGGCGCCGCGCAGGCCGCGGGCCTGTCCGCCGGCGACCTGCTGGTGGCCGTCGACGGCGTGCGCATGGCGCCGGGCCAGCTCGACAAGCTGCTGGCACGCTACCGCCCCGGCGACCGCGTCGAGCTGCACGCGTTCCGCCGCGACGAGCTGCAGGCGCTGCCGGTGACGCTGGCGCGCGAGCCGGCGGCGCAGTTCAAGCTCAAGGCGGAGGGCGGGCGGCATGCGGCGCGCTCGCGCTGGCTGGGCCAGTGA
- the acuI gene encoding acrylyl-CoA reductase (NADPH), with amino-acid sequence MTFQAVLLTQAPDGATQANLATLDDAQLPADGDVLVAVDYSTINFKDGLAITGRSPVVRKWPMVAGIDGAGTVLESAHPRWKAGDKVVLNGYGVGETHWGCLAQRARLKGDWLVPLPAAFTTRQAMAIGTAGYTAMLSVLALERGGVNGPVRPGDGEVLVTGASGGVGSVAIALLSKLGYKVVASTGKTREADFLKALGADDVIDRAELGVPGKPLQKERWAAVIDSVGSHTLVNACAQLRYGGVVTACGLAQGLDFPGSVAPFILRGITLHGIDSVMAAMPLREQAWQRLASDLELDRLNALTREIGLGEAIDAGRKIMEGAMRGRVVVDVNRG; translated from the coding sequence ATGACTTTCCAGGCAGTGCTGTTGACCCAGGCCCCCGACGGGGCTACCCAGGCCAATCTCGCCACGCTCGACGATGCGCAGTTGCCCGCCGATGGCGACGTGCTGGTTGCCGTCGATTACTCCACCATCAACTTCAAGGATGGCCTCGCCATCACGGGGCGCTCGCCGGTGGTGCGCAAGTGGCCGATGGTGGCGGGCATCGACGGTGCCGGCACGGTGCTGGAGTCCGCGCATCCGCGCTGGAAGGCCGGCGACAAGGTGGTGCTGAACGGCTACGGCGTGGGCGAGACCCACTGGGGCTGCCTGGCGCAGCGCGCGCGCCTGAAGGGCGACTGGCTGGTGCCGCTGCCAGCCGCCTTCACCACGCGCCAGGCCATGGCGATCGGCACCGCGGGTTATACCGCGATGCTGTCGGTGCTGGCGCTGGAGCGCGGCGGCGTCAACGGTCCGGTGCGCCCCGGCGACGGCGAGGTGCTGGTAACCGGGGCCTCGGGCGGCGTGGGTTCGGTGGCGATCGCGCTGCTGAGCAAGCTGGGCTACAAGGTGGTGGCTTCGACCGGCAAGACGCGCGAGGCGGATTTCCTGAAGGCGCTCGGCGCCGACGACGTGATCGACCGCGCCGAGCTGGGCGTGCCCGGCAAGCCGCTGCAAAAAGAACGCTGGGCCGCGGTCATCGATTCGGTCGGCTCGCACACGCTGGTCAACGCTTGCGCGCAGCTGCGCTATGGCGGCGTGGTGACGGCGTGCGGGCTGGCGCAGGGGCTGGATTTCCCCGGCTCGGTCGCGCCCTTCATCCTGCGCGGCATCACGCTGCACGGCATCGACAGCGTGATGGCGGCAATGCCGCTGCGCGAACAGGCCTGGCAGCGCCTGGCCAGCGACCTTGAGCTGGACCGGCTCAACGCGCTGACGCGCGAGATCGGCCTCGGCGAAGCCATCGACGCCGGCCGCAAGATCATGGAAGGCGCCATGCGCGGGCGCGTGGTGGTGGATGTGAATCGCGGCTGA
- a CDS encoding DsbC family protein encodes MFPSLRRRPAVYATITAIAGGLAAAGFALHAMAAGEPGTDRIKESLQKMLGGRAEVKSVGKTPVPGLFEANIGGQVVYTDATGRYILNGEMIDTRTGTNLTEERLAEINRIKWSDLPLARAIKWSKGDGSRQIAVFSDPNCGYCKRIEQTFQQMDNITVYTFLYPVLSPDSETKSKQVWCAADRTKAWRDWMLKQVALTGNGSCKTPLEENLALGHSMNVTGTPAVFFTDGTRIPGAADVATLERKLASIKK; translated from the coding sequence ATGTTCCCATCCCTGCGCCGCCGTCCCGCCGTCTACGCCACCATCACCGCCATCGCCGGCGGACTGGCCGCGGCCGGCTTCGCGCTGCACGCCATGGCGGCGGGCGAGCCCGGCACCGACCGCATCAAGGAATCCCTGCAGAAGATGCTGGGCGGCCGCGCCGAAGTGAAGAGCGTCGGCAAGACTCCGGTGCCGGGCCTGTTCGAAGCCAATATCGGCGGCCAGGTGGTGTACACCGATGCCACCGGGCGCTACATCCTGAACGGCGAGATGATCGATACCCGCACCGGCACCAACCTGACCGAGGAGCGGCTGGCCGAGATCAACCGCATCAAGTGGTCGGACCTGCCGCTGGCGCGCGCGATCAAGTGGAGCAAGGGCGATGGCAGCCGCCAGATCGCGGTGTTCTCCGACCCCAACTGCGGCTACTGTAAGCGCATCGAACAAACCTTCCAGCAGATGGACAACATCACGGTGTACACCTTCCTGTACCCGGTGCTGTCGCCGGATTCGGAGACCAAGTCGAAACAGGTCTGGTGCGCGGCCGACCGCACCAAGGCCTGGCGCGACTGGATGCTCAAGCAGGTGGCGCTGACCGGCAACGGCAGCTGCAAGACGCCGCTGGAAGAGAACCTGGCGCTGGGCCACAGCATGAACGTGACCGGCACCCCCGCGGTGTTCTTCACCGACGGCACCCGCATCCCCGGCGCGGCGGACGTCGCCACGCTGGAACGCAAGCTCGCCAGCATCAAGAAATAA
- a CDS encoding UbiH/UbiF family hydroxylase yields MTRSHASARPAARKSSAFQVAVVGGGIVGKSCALLLAQQGMDVALIAPRPARAAAAAGPDDWDSRIYAFSASSQALLERMRVWEALDPARIQPVRDMRVFGDVSAAETSPSFDGDLHFSAYAAAVPQLAWIIESRLVERALDQALGFQHQVTWHDGTAGVCERDPDGITLTLDNGSKVRTALAIGADGARSWLRQQCHIGVSTRKYRQLGVVANFACERPHHETAWQWFLGAPEKLMADEEPANGEVLAMLPLPDNHVSMVWSADEAHARELLALSPEALAATVMQGASGAVGARFGALRCVTPAQGFPLVLQRADQFVQPHVALVGDAAHVVHPLAGQGMNLGLRDVAELGRVMADKEPFRSEGDLRLLRRYERARATDLLSLTAATDGLHRLFSLPGSVARVVRNTGMRAVGGQSLLKRLLIGRALG; encoded by the coding sequence ATGACCCGATCCCACGCGTCCGCGCGACCCGCCGCGCGCAAATCCTCCGCTTTCCAGGTTGCCGTCGTCGGTGGCGGCATCGTCGGCAAGTCCTGCGCGCTGCTGCTGGCCCAGCAGGGCATGGACGTCGCGCTGATCGCGCCCAGGCCGGCGCGCGCCGCGGCCGCCGCCGGGCCGGACGACTGGGACAGCCGCATCTATGCTTTCTCCGCCAGCTCGCAGGCGCTGCTCGAGCGCATGCGCGTGTGGGAGGCGCTGGACCCGGCGCGGATCCAGCCGGTGCGCGACATGCGCGTATTCGGCGACGTCAGCGCCGCCGAGACCTCGCCCAGCTTCGATGGCGACCTGCATTTTTCCGCGTATGCCGCGGCGGTGCCGCAGCTGGCGTGGATCATCGAGTCGCGCCTGGTCGAGCGCGCGCTCGACCAGGCGCTGGGCTTCCAGCACCAGGTGACGTGGCACGACGGCACCGCCGGCGTGTGCGAGCGCGACCCCGACGGCATCACACTGACGCTGGACAACGGCAGCAAGGTGCGCACCGCGCTGGCGATCGGCGCCGACGGCGCGCGCTCGTGGCTGCGCCAGCAATGCCATATCGGCGTCAGCACGCGCAAGTACCGCCAGCTTGGCGTGGTGGCCAACTTTGCCTGCGAGCGGCCGCACCATGAAACCGCATGGCAGTGGTTCCTGGGCGCGCCGGAAAAGCTGATGGCCGACGAGGAACCCGCCAACGGCGAAGTGCTGGCCATGCTGCCGCTGCCGGACAACCACGTGTCGATGGTCTGGTCCGCCGACGAGGCCCACGCGCGCGAGCTGCTGGCACTATCGCCCGAGGCGCTGGCCGCCACCGTGATGCAGGGCGCCAGCGGCGCGGTCGGCGCCCGCTTCGGCGCGCTGCGCTGCGTGACCCCGGCGCAGGGCTTCCCGCTGGTGCTGCAGCGTGCCGACCAGTTCGTGCAGCCGCACGTGGCGCTGGTGGGCGACGCCGCCCACGTGGTGCATCCGCTGGCCGGCCAGGGCATGAACCTGGGCCTGCGCGACGTCGCGGAACTCGGCCGCGTGATGGCCGACAAAGAACCTTTCCGCAGCGAGGGCGACCTGCGCCTGCTGCGCCGCTATGAGCGCGCGCGCGCCACCGACCTGTTGTCGCTGACCGCCGCCACCGACGGGCTGCACCGGCTGTTCTCGCTGCCAGGCAGCGTGGCGCGGGTAGTCCGCAATACCGGCATGCGCGCGGTCGGCGGACAGTCCCTGCTCAAGCGCTTGCTGATCGGGCGCGCGCTCGGCTAG
- the ychF gene encoding redox-regulated ATPase YchF, protein MSLQCGIVGLPNVGKSTLFNALTKAGIAAENYPFCTIEPNVGVVEVPDPRLAKLADIVKPERILPATVEFVDIAGLVAGASKGEGLGNQFLANIRECDAITHVVRCFEDDNVIHVAGRVDPLSDIEVINTELALADLATVEKALARYVKPARAGDKEAQRLVAVLEKAQSVLDQAKAVRTLDLAPEEWDAIRPFCLITAKPTMYVANVREDGFDNNPHLDAVREYAKQTDSPVVAVCAAIEAEIADLDDADKAEFLADLGMEEPGLDRVIRAGFKLLGLQTYFTAGVKEVRAWTIHVGDTAPKAAGVIHTDFERGFIRAQTIAYDDFIAFKGETGAKEAGKMRAEGKEYVVKDGDVMNFLFNV, encoded by the coding sequence ATGAGCCTCCAATGCGGCATCGTCGGCCTGCCCAACGTCGGCAAGTCCACGCTGTTCAACGCCCTGACCAAGGCCGGCATCGCCGCCGAAAACTATCCGTTCTGCACCATCGAGCCCAATGTGGGCGTGGTCGAGGTGCCGGATCCGAGGCTCGCGAAACTGGCCGACATCGTCAAGCCGGAGCGCATCCTGCCGGCCACGGTCGAATTCGTCGACATCGCCGGCCTGGTGGCGGGCGCCTCCAAGGGTGAAGGCCTGGGCAACCAGTTCCTGGCCAATATCCGCGAATGCGATGCCATCACCCACGTCGTGCGCTGCTTCGAGGACGACAACGTGATCCACGTGGCTGGCCGAGTCGACCCGCTGTCGGATATCGAAGTCATCAACACCGAACTGGCGCTGGCCGACCTGGCCACGGTGGAAAAGGCCCTGGCGCGCTACGTCAAGCCGGCCCGCGCCGGCGACAAGGAAGCCCAGCGCCTGGTCGCCGTGCTGGAAAAGGCCCAGTCGGTGCTCGACCAGGCCAAGGCGGTTCGCACCCTGGACCTGGCGCCGGAAGAATGGGATGCGATCCGCCCGTTCTGCCTGATCACCGCCAAGCCGACCATGTACGTGGCCAACGTGCGCGAGGATGGTTTCGACAACAACCCGCACCTGGATGCGGTGCGCGAATACGCCAAGCAGACCGATTCCCCCGTGGTCGCCGTGTGCGCCGCCATCGAAGCCGAGATCGCCGACCTCGACGACGCCGACAAGGCCGAGTTCCTGGCCGACCTGGGCATGGAAGAGCCGGGCCTGGACCGCGTGATCCGCGCCGGCTTCAAGCTGCTGGGCCTGCAGACGTACTTCACTGCCGGCGTCAAGGAAGTGCGCGCCTGGACCATCCACGTGGGCGACACCGCGCCCAAGGCCGCCGGCGTGATCCACACCGACTTCGAACGCGGCTTCATCCGCGCGCAGACCATCGCCTATGACGACTTCATCGCCTTCAAGGGCGAGACGGGCGCCAAGGAAGCCGGCAAGATGCGCGCCGAAGGCAAGGAATATGTGGTGAAGGATGGGGATGTGATGAACTTCCTGTTCAACGTCTGA